A window from Scheffersomyces stipitis CBS 6054 chromosome 7, complete sequence encodes these proteins:
- the MRP17 gene encoding mitochondrial 37S ribosomal protein YmS16 codes for MYYELFAIARITDPVQTSKEAKKIVSTIGKLILNNRGIIRDITSMGARPLPKIMSKEQERHFQGYHFLMGFDVSATVQSQLLRTLRSDPRILRANVVKHDLTKKLNSGSSIQQAVEAIKSS; via the coding sequence ATGTACTACGAGTTATTCGCCATAGCGCGTATAACTGACCCAGTTCAGACCAGCAAGGAGGCCAAGAAAATTGTGTCGACCATTGGAAAATTGATTCTCAACAATAGAGGTATTATCAGAGACATCACTAGCATGGGTGCCAGACCTTTGCCCAAGATTATGTCCaaggaacaagaaagacATTTCCAGGGCTACCATTTCCTCATGGGTTTTGACGTATCTGCCACTGTTCAATCGCAGTTGTTGAGAACTTTGAGAAGCGATCCCAGAATCTTAAGAGCCAACGTTGTCAAGCACGACCTCaccaagaaattgaactctGGCTCATCCATCCAGCAGGCCGTGGAGGCTATCAAGAGTCTGTAA
- a CDS encoding predicted protein: MDSSEGYNKENAITLISQSHPSTPPGLPLSSKRSLNSLNSLNGSPLAYYTKKTDGSPSRSVSTSSASSTSLGSLQKEYNSLERRYTDLVLQNKSLLVEFTALEQDVHIKTTQLKEQAEKNRNYELFIKSIQDEHNKSSDLLTREISFYKELLQEVQSNLDKLTAEFDSYRQKSIANSPSQEHDSQNDISYERLSKEYRALQSNFELEKTSKTVLIDQIDYLTKENEALRMEQQRDSLASQNFISDDILDSSVIHDITHTIHTMNDYNDHNEINNNNSSNNNNSNMISYLADELRNNHSSPIKAEYNTDESMEISRNFQFPPPEFAESNFLPKTEKLESSSKIQFPPSPEPGVKEKRQSLPLHLRGSQCDEEFVLSPFKLANATISLIGNDDRVVPSVKRYSSSKPNHNRYNSHEIVPIMVEFEPLESALRSTSVPEKAHHNNNSHKFDIINESSEGSVENSKTASARDGAFFALNGYDSKSNRNSATMMSSKRSSLISENYSNDITRHEITKLKFELQSLRLHNEKLLSYIGFELQKQKKNIKKLTKKQSTRTLRSYPSKKKMEYSDAKLIERSKEMLIQKKRVLRSVSINAILSKKYHDNSGMRPTNAIGIIPTGLSPFANSLFTTFENEFEQDEDGLSLHNDLGEDEYGFLTHNDRFSSRVFSNGLYAYLNFDENELDGDETADCDKERRIKKYRSQVFEKSKFASSDDEAGEDGTDEATEVEKDDWEEISGESSSEEELGMITQIKYLMFGASALSAKQKRKKDQHSLVDDGLKYKFFTIALGIMIIGLKFSHQHYDN, encoded by the exons ATGGATTCCCTGGAAGGCTACAACAAAGAGAATGCCATTACATTGATATCACAAAGTCATCCGTCCACACCGCCCGGATTGCCCTTGTCATCCAAGCGTTCTCTCAATTCGTTAAATTCGTTGAACGGATCACCCCTAGCATACTACACCAAAAAGACCGACGGCTCTCCTTCCC GTTCTGTTTCGACTTCTTCGGCCTCCAGCACGTCTCTAGGGAGTCTCCAGAAAGAGTATAATTCCCTAGAAAGACGGTACACTGACTTGGTGCTTCAGAACAAGTCGCTTTTGGTAGAGTTCACAGCGTTGGAACAAGACGTCCATATAAAAACGACACAATTGAAAGAGCAAGCAGAAAAGAACCGCAACTACGAACTATTTATTAAATCTATACAAGATGAGCACAACAAGAGCTCTGACTTGCTCACACGAGAAATTTCATTTTACAAAGAATTGCTACAGGAAGTGCAACTGAATCTCGACAAGTTGACGGCGGAATTCGATTCTTATAGACAGAAATCGATAGCTAACTCTCCTAGCCAAGAGCATGACAGCCAGAATGACATTCTGTACGAAAGACTCAGCAAAGAATACCGAGCACTCCAATCGAATTTCGAGCTTGAAAAGACATCCAAGACTGTATTGATAGACCAGATAGATTATCTTACCAAAGAGAACGAAGCTCTTCGTATGGAACAACAGCGAGATTCTCTTGCCAGTCAGAACTTCATTCTGGACGATATTCTAGACAGCAGTGTTATCCATGACATCACACATACAATTCACACAATGAACGA CTATAATGATCATAACGAAATTAATAataacaacagcagcaacaacaacaacagcaacatgATATCTTACCTTGCTGATGAGTTAAGAAACAACCATTCTTCTCCGATTAAAGCCGAGTATAACACCGACGAATCGATGGAGATATCACGAAACTTCCAGTTCCCACCACCGGAGTTTGCTGAAAGCAACTTCTTGCCTAAGACCGAAAAACTAGAGAGCTCTTCGAAGATCCAATTTCCGCCATCGCCAGAACCTGGAGTGAAGGAAAAGAGACAGTCTTTGCCACTCCATCTTCGCGGCAGTCAGTGCGATGAAGAGTTTGTTCTTTCCCCATTTAAATTGGCCAATGCTACTATTTCTTTGATAGGCAATGATGACAGAGTCGTTCCTTCTGTGAAGagatattcttcttctaaaCCAAATCATAATCGATACAATAGTCATGAGATTGTGCCTATCATGGTAGAATTTGAACCGCTAGAGCTGGCTTTACGGAGTACTTCTGTTCCTGAAAAAGCACACCATAACAACAACAGTCATAAGTTCGATATCATCAACGAACTGTCTGAGGGCTCTGTGGAAAATAGCAAAACCGCTTCAGCTCGTGATGGAGCTTTCTTTGCCTTGAATGGCTACGATAGTAAATCAAATAGAAACTCCGCTACGATGATGTCCTCCAAGAGATCTAGTTTGATTTCAGAGAACTATTCGAACGATATTACGAGACATGAGATCACtaagttgaagtttgaaCTACAGTCGCTCAGGCTACATAACGAGAAGTTGTTATCCTATATTGGCTTTGAGTTGcaaaagcagaagaagaacatcaagaagttgaccaaGAAACAGTCTACTCGTACACTTCGCTCGTATCCTagtaagaagaaaatggaatatTCTGATGCCAAATTGATTGAAAGGTCTAAAGAGATGCTCATACAGAAGAAACGTGTTTTACGATCAGTTTCGATCAATGCGATCTTGTCTAAGAAATACCATGACAATAGTGGAATGCGTCCAACGAATGCAATTGGTATAATTCCGACGGGATTATCTCCTTTTGCCAATTCGCTTTTCACGACTTTTGAGAACGAATTCgaacaagatgaagatgggCTCCTGTTACACAACGATCTAGGGGAAGATGAGTACGGTTTTTTGACTCATAACGACCGATTTAGTAGTCGCGTATTCTCGAACGGACTATACGCCTATCTTAATTTTGACGAAAACGAGCTTGACGGAGACGAAACGGCTGACTGCGacaaggaaagaagaatcaaaaaatACCGATCGCAGGTGTTTGAGAAATCCAAGTTTGCTTCCAGTGACGATGAAGCAGGAGAAGACGGCACAGACGAGGCCACCGAGGTCGAGAAGGATGACTGGGAAGAAATAAGTGGAGAATCGTCAtcggaagaagaactcgGGATGATTACACAGATCAAGTATTTGATGTTTGGAGCTAGTGCGCTCAGTGCcaagcagaagagaaagaaggaCCAACACCTGCTAGTAGACGATGGGTTGAAGTACAAGTTTTTCACGATAGCGTTGGGAATCATGATAATCGGGTTGAAGTTTTCGCACCAACACTATGACAATTGA
- a CDS encoding predicted protein — protein MYAKHIDDSVTKARINMVDTSNPDSAKIEASINRLHHHSHCNKEKVEKLGAKQVRHRRRRLSQTVAEASSQVKPNPDTIPRTISSVSPTLSSSSTSGCGSGREISLEDGTKVCRNCPDCDKKKTPVEESHFPKVNIEVQEASTPMAELQRETEKLSLDTTNSINSIHTTEIDFTNVF, from the coding sequence ATGTACGCAAAACACATCGACGACAGCGTCACCAAGGCCCGAATCAACATGGTCGACACGTCGAACCCCGATTCGGCCAAGATCGAAGCATCAATTAATAGACTCCACCACCACAGCCACTGCAATAAGGAAAAGGTTGAGAAATTAGGTGCAAAACAGGTCAGACACAGGAGAAGACGTCTCAGCCAAACCGTCGCAGAAGCCTCGTCCCAGGTCAAACCAAACCCCGACACCATCCCCAGAACCATCTCTAGTGTCTCTCCAACCCTCTCGAGCTCCAGCACTTCTGGCTGTGGAAGCGGTAGGGAAATCTCGTTAGAAGATGGGACAAAAGTGTGTCGCAACTGCCCTGACTGcgacaagaaaaagacacCAGTGGAAGAACTGCACTTCCCCAAGGTCAACATCGAGGTCCAGGAAGCTTCGACTCCTATGGCAGAATTGCAACGTGAAACAGAGAAGTTGTCGCTCGATACCACTAATAGCATCAACAGTATCCACACCACGGAAATCGACTTCACAAACGTTTTCTAA
- a CDS encoding predicted protein (go_function 2-dehydropantoate 2-reductase activity~go_process pyrimidine base metabolism) yields the protein MTKVLSIGLGGVGVMVAYTLHRNNGSKIDLTAVIRSDYDKVTKEGYTISSVDYGGRRENGDANEAANQITGFKPHNVVKSLEEIESGPFDYIIVSTKVIPKDDANNVWDQVEKNKAKLLKPDSKTSIVLIQNGIDIESYWSNLKDEATFISGVSYISSTNNKGTITHFSHDSLVLGLFDISKIHDDTASAALEKLIKLYSNDINTTKLDHNARYTRWKKLLYNATYNTVCCLCDLDVGKVYELKDTDNIIDEVIYPLMKEVQLVANRDLSKYDYGEYNQIIEERQVVNMIKDTEFYDAPTYYQPSMLVDSRNGRLIELDIILGNIIKLYKKNSEDNRGKIVQEIPYLNFLFLLLTMVQHRLRGNQ from the coding sequence ATGACAAAAGTGCTCTCCATCGGACTCGGCGGAGTCGGAGTCATGGTGGCATACACCTTGCATAGAAATAATGGTTCCAAAATCGATCTCACAGCTGTGATCAGATCTGACTACGACAAAGTCACCAAAGAAGGATACACCATTTCCTCGGTGGATTATGGCGGAAGACGTGAAAATGGCGACGCGAACGAAGCTGCGAACCAAATCACGGGATTCAAGCCTCACAATGTTGTCAAGAGCTTGGAGGAAATAGAGTCGGGTCCCTTTGACTATATTATAGTTTCGACGAAAGTCATTCCAAAAGACGATGCAAATAATGTCTGGGATCAGGTAGAGAAGAATAAAGCTAAATTGTTGAAACCAGACAGTAAAACCAGCATAGTGTTGATCCAAAATGGAATCGACATTGAAAGCTACTGGAGCAATTTGAAAGATGAGGCTACCTTCATCTCAGGAGTTTCCTATATCAGTTCTACGAACAATAAAGGCACAATCACGCATTTTTCACACGATTCTCTCGTTCTTGGGCTCTTTGATATCTCCAAGATCCACGACGATACTGCTTCGGCTGcgttggagaagttgatcaagttaTACTCTAATGATATCAACACTACCAAACTCGACCATAATGCTCGTTACACGAGATGGAAGAAACTCTTGTACAATGCAACATACAACACTGTATGTTGTCTTTGTGATTTGGACGTAGGCAAAGTATACGAGTTAAAGGACACAGATAACATAATCGACGAAGTAATCTACCCTTTGATGAAGGAGGTGCAACTTGTTGCTAACAGAGACTTGAGCAAATACGACTATGGAGAATATAACCAAATTATCGAAGAGAGACAAGTGGTCAATATGATCAAGGATACGGAATTCTACGATGCTCCAACTTATTATCAGCCATCGATGTTGGTAGATTCCAGAAACGGCCGTTTGATTGAGTTGGATATCATTTTGGGCAACATCATCAAGctctacaagaagaatagtGAAGACAACAGAGGCAagattgttcaagaaattccGTACCTtaatttccttttcttgttgcttACAATGGTCCAGCACAGATTGAGAGGAAATCAGTAA
- a CDS encoding predicted protein, whose translation MPPVKLPRATLEQKIQILDFYHQSNRPQSETVDRYKNEISISTSSFSEWLKNEDDLRERLSSAGSSFSKKSRRKVKFKYEEINRAMDMLVKRRLERNEPINEPILREHWSIFAHQYGVEDPKRLVGFSHGWLSQFKKRHGLNKKRMSGTTVGGAGGMNHDSSSSSSSPRPGNQQPAEEVYENYAGAEQESNEMTDGNTANGNLTNPNNTNATTAASNTNNNTTVSNSSATNNTSSSNNRSNDHSVNGNPPSNSPATEFASATAANSSISSGSTQGPGYDLLNPQLANPANASGTNSTGASNQFRPHQGLSFSNGNGNLNLNYVYKQQQQLQSHSQQAQAQRPAQTTSQSQKSHPSRLPQRFSDASDTTAPASYDYQQQLRARYERHQIEQRLTRSGTRGTSSSKSQTSNRAGTASTANTGNTNNNNSTPPTTQAPTTHASLDTAPTAGTSTGSSLDVTSTISGSDIERFIYMFADRFFHDHQYEYPQTVAIFQEFKNSFFNERMINLRSIQQQQQQQQAQHVQHHAQQQQAQQQEKQQQAQQQHQQLLHQVQQMQQASSQQHITNIDDFFLRNVPPTQTSPPSNSLAPVNGFVQSSHHHQLRGRNGNTLDPLMNSSLPRTRNPVIMNSDVPAVPHGSKGWKDKLN comes from the coding sequence ATGCCTCCCGTCAAGCTACCTAGAGCTACACTAGAGCAAAAAATACAAATCCTCGACTTCTACCACCAGTCGAACCGGCCCCAACTGGAGACAGTAGACCGGTACAAAAACGAGATTCTGATCCTGACATCTTCTTTCAGCGAATGGCTCAAGAACGAAGACGATCTCAGAGAACGATTGAGTCTGGCGGGgtcttcattttccaaaAAGAGCCGGAGAAAAGTAAAGTTCAAATACGAGGAAATCAACAGAGCTATGGACATGCTTGTAAAACGGAGACTTGAACGGAACGAACCAATCAACGAGCCCATTCTCCGCGAGCACTGGTCGATTTTTGCCCACCAGTACGGAGTGGAAGACCCCAAAAGACTAGTAGGATTCAGCCATGGCTGGCTCAGTCAGTTTAAAAAGAGACACGGCCTAAACAAAAAAAGAATGAGCGGAACCACCGTAGGAGGAGCGGGTGGGATGAACCACGactcttcgtcgtcgtcttcttcgcCTAGACCTGGAAACCAACAGccagctgaagaagtatACGAAAACTACGCTGGAGCAGAACAGGAATCGAACGAAATGACAGATGGCAATACTGCTAACGGTAACCTCACCAATCCTAATAATACCAATGCTACTACCGCAGCTAGTAACACTAACAACAATACAACCGTGAGTAACAGTAGTGCCACTAACAATACCAGTAGTAGTAATAATCGAAGCAACGATCATTCGGTAAATGGTAATCCACCAAGCAATAGTCCTGCTACTGAGTTTGCTTCGGCTACTGCTGCAAATAGTAGTATAAGTAGCGGCAGTACCCAGGGACCAGGCTACGATTTATTGAATCCACAACTTGCTAATCCAGCTAACGCTTCTGGAACTAATTCCACTGGAGCTTCCAACCAGTTCAGGCCACACCAGGGCTTGAGTTTCTCCAATGGCAATGGCAACCTCAACCTTAACTATGTATAtaaacagcagcaacaactacaactgCACCTGCAACAGGCGCAAGCGCAACGGCCAGCCCAAACGACTCTGCAATCGCAGAAATCACATCCACTGAGGCTACCACAGCGATTCCTGGACGCGTCTGATACTACAGCTCCTGCCTCATATGACTATCAGCAACAGCTACGGGCTCGATACGAAAGACACCAGATTGAGCAGAGACTAACCAGGTCGGGAACAAGAGGAACAAGCTCCTCGAAACTGCAAACATCCAACCGAGCTGGTACCGCTTCTACTGCCAACACAGGAAAtaccaacaataacaatagtACACCTCCTACTACACAAGCACCTACTACACATGCTCTGTTAGATACAGCTCCAACTGCTGGTACTTCTACTGGGTCTTCGTTGGATGTCACACTGACAATTAGTGGATCAGATATCGAGCGGTTTATCTACATGTTTGCCGACCGCTTCTTTCATGACCACCAGTATGAATATCCGCAGACTGTAGCAATTTTCCAGGAGTTCAAAAACTCGTTTTTCAATGAGAGAATGATCAACCTCCGTTCCatccagcaacagcaacagcagcaacaggcGCAACATGTGCAGCATCATgctcaacagcaacaggcACAGCAGCAAGAAAAACAGCAACAGGCACAGCAGCAACACCAGCAATTATTGCACCAAGTCCAGCAGATGCAACAAGCTTCACTGCAACAACATATAACCAACATAgacgacttcttcttgcgAAATGTTCCCCCCACCCAGACGAGTCCTCCTAGCAACAGCCTTGCTCCAGTAAATGGATTTGTGCAGTCGTCACATCACCACCAGCTTCGAGGAAGAAACGGAAACACCCTAGATCCGTTGATGAACTCGTCACTCCCTCGGACACGAAACCCCGTGATTATGAATTCGGATGTACCTGCTGTTCCCCATGGCAGCAAAGGCTGGAAGGATAAGTTGAACTAG
- a CDS encoding predicted protein (go_component intracellular~go_function actin binding), whose translation MSRSGVAVADESLTAFNDLKLGKKHKFIIYTLNDSKTEIVVEETSSETDYDVFLEKLPENECKYAIYDFEYEIGGGEGKRSKIVFFTWSPDTAPIRAKMVYASSKDALRRALNGVAADVQGTDFSEVAYESVLDRVTRTSH comes from the exons ATG TCCAGATCAGG TGTTGCCGTTGCCGATGAGTCATTGACTGCCTTCAACGATTTAAAGTTGGGCAAGAAGCACAAGTTCATCATCTACACCTTGAACGACAGCAAGACAGAAATTGTCGTCGAAGAAACCTCCAGTGAAACCGACTACGATGtattcttggaaaagttgcCAGAAAACGAATGTAAATACGCCATCTACGACTTCGAGTACGAGATTGGTGGAGGTGAAGGCAAGAGATCTAAGATTGTTTTCTTCACCTGGTCGCCAGACACCGCTCCAATCAGAGCCAAGATGGTGTACGCTTCTTCCAAGGATGCCTTGAGAAGAGCCTTGAACGGTGTTGCTGCCGATGTCCAGGGTACTGACTTCTCTGAGGTTGCCTACGAATCGGTTTTGGACAGAGTCACCAGAACTTCCCACTAA
- the XDJ1 gene encoding DnaJ subfamily A member (Molecular chaperone (DnaJ superfamily)~go_process protein folding): MGLYEILEIESSASSADIKKAYRKLALRYHPDKATEEERHIAETKFKEISHAYEILSDEARREEYDFYGTTDGIHGQSHMYGEPDGNPFENFYGGGGQQYDPRDFYNFFNDMNGANGHRQSAGAKARTEDAEIEVDVTLEDLFKGKIIRTTSTRNIICTLCKGKGAKKNAVPKKCNTCDGEGIVRKIRRVGPGLVTQEYVDCSACEGIGKFYRTKDRCKKCEGKRVIEETKILEFEIVKGSHSGEKIVLSKESDEYPGKETGDVKLTFTTKDHPVFTRKGDDLYAKYKIPLVEALCGFSRVLVKHLDGRGIKVSTPPGKVIRPGDYIKITGEGMPVKNGSSGWFGGSSSKRGDLYIEMEIEFPTDNWYLERNDILKMKNLLPSAIKSKSDMSRQTVDNDSLPEANIEVFTDFTIAKQDALPDYKEDSPTPAPEEEHHNGYNGYNGYSGFDGSAQPECTQQ, translated from the coding sequence ATGGGCTTGTATGAGATTCTTGAGATTGAGTCGCTGGCGTCTTCTGCCGATATCAAGAAAGCCTACAGAAAGCTAGCACTCCGATACCATCCCGATAAAGCCACCGAGGAAGAGAGACATATCGCCGAAACGAAATTCAAGGAGATCTCGCACGCGTACGAAATACTCAGCGACGAGGCAAGACGTGAAGAGTACGACTTTTACGGTACCACCGATGGGATCCATGGCCAGTCTCATATGTATGGAGAACCTGATGGGAAtccatttgaaaacttctATGGCGGAGGAGGGCAACAGTATGATCCACGtgatttctacaatttctttaATGACATGAACGGAGCCAATGGTCACAGACAGTCAGCTGGGGCCAAAGCTCGAACCGAAGATGCTGAAATAGAAGTCGATGTCACACTTGAGGATTTGTTTAAGGGTAAAATTATCAGAACCACTTCGACTAGAAACATCATTTGTACCCTTTGCAAAGGTAAGGGCGCCAAAAAGAATGCAGTGCCCAAAAAGTGTAATACTTGTGATGGAGAAGGTATAGTACGCAAGATTCGTAGAGTGGGTCCCGGACTTGTAACCCAAGAGTATGTAGACTGCAGTGCCTGCGAAGGTATAGGAAAGTTCTACAGAACCAAGGATAGATGTAAGAAGTGTGAAGGTAAGCGAGtgattgaagaaaccaagatcttggaatttGAGATAGTCAAGGGTTCACATAGTGGAGAGAAGATTGTGCTTTCTAAGGAGTCAGACGAATACCCAGGAAAGGAAACCGGTGATGTCAAGTTGACTTTTACCACTAAAGACCATCCCGTTTTCACCAGGAAGGGCGACGATTTGTACGCCAAATACAAGATTCCACTTGTAGAGGCACTTTGTGGGTTTTCCAGAGTGTTGGTGAAGCATTTAGATGGTAGAGGAATCAAGGTATCTACGCCTCCAGGAAAAGTAATACGTCCCGGAGACTATATCAAGATCACAGGCGAGGGCATGCCTGTCAAGAATGGCTCGCTGGGATGGTTCGGTGGCTCATCGTCCAAACGAGGGGACTTGTATATCGAAATGGAGATCGAATTCCCTACGGACAATTGGTACTTGGAAAGAAACGATATCCttaagatgaagaatttgcTTCCTTCAGCCATAAAGAGCAAACTGGATATGTCCAGACAAACCGTTGACAATGACTCGTTGCCTGAAGCAAACATAGAAGTGTTTACCGACTTTACCATCGCCAAACAAGACGCATTGCCAGACTACAAGGAAGACTCTCCAACTCCTGccccagaagaagagcacCATAATGGCTACAATGGCTACAATGGCTACAGTGGCTTCGATGGGAGCGCACAACCGGAATGCACTCAGcaatag
- a CDS encoding predicted protein — translation MVSSKKSNVNRRRIPLGSKDQNQQIPSLNRAKTSLNTSAKHEATAPVRKAIGPKKLPVLTKANSSLGFIHRKNEHIEVSKSRPPTTKITPQLNSDLFENSSGHSSSNIVTDSLLKKSILPKDPVVDLNSTLSSATAQLHASNIINRDINANNVDPVKKTTMKTKFEDRIELPEGIEDVEVETIADRPLPLESYPVDMVPFDDVDLEFFSKPSRTVVTDENRIVYPEVVEAEKELKSMAIGDLQLEFDYENNDDDGEEMDITTVGLSIDDMKDLLD, via the exons ATGGTCTCCTCCAAGAAAAGCAATGTCAATCGTAGACGAATACCTTTAGGTAGCAAGGATCAGAACCAACAGATTCCCAGTTTGAATAGGGCTAAAACTTCATTAAACACATCTGCAAAGCATGAGGCAACAGCTCCTGTAAGAAAAGCGATAGGTCCAAAAAAATTGCCAGTTTTAACAAAGGCAAACTCGTCATTAGGGTTTATTCATAGAAAGAATGAACACATAGAAGTCAGCAAATCGAGACCGCCTACAACCAAAATCACGCCT CAGCTAAATTCCGACCTTTTTGAGAATTCTAGTGGCCATTCAAGTAGTAATATTGTCACAGATAGtctattgaagaagtctatTCTTCCTAAGGATCCCGTAGTTGATCTTAACAGCACCCTCAGTAGTGCAACTGCTCAATTGCATGCTTCAAATATCATCAATCGTGATATAAACGCTAACAATGTTGATCCTGTGAAGAAGACTACGATGAAAACGAAATTCGAGGATCGCATTGAGCTTCCTGAAGGCAtagaagatgtagaagtagaaacAATTGCAGATCGGCCTCTTCCGCTCGAGTCATATCCCGTAGATATGGTGCCTTTTGACGATGTagatttggaattcttcTCGAAACCCAGCAGGACTGTTGTTACCGATGAAAACCGAATTGTATACCCGGAGGTCgttgaagctgaaaaggaACTCAAGAGTATGGCTATTGGAGACTTGCAACTAGAGTTCGATTACGAGAACAACGACGACgatggtgaagaaatggatatCACTACGGTGGGATTGAGCATCGATGACATGAAGGATTTGTTGGATTAG